The genomic window ttaaattgcaaaaCAGCAAATGAACTAGTGGCATCTTTCCGCACAGTCGACCTACGTCAGCGCAAACCAGCAAATCAGGAAAGAACGAAATGCTATAACTGCAACGGTTTCggaaatttgtcaaaatattgCCCAAAACCCAGTCGGGAAACGGGAACGTACTTCGTATGCAGTGAACGTGGTCATTTTGCGTTGGCCTGCAACAAAAAGCAGTCGAAAAATAACTATGTAAGTGTACTTAATATAGATATTGTAGCAAAACCTAACGTTAACTTAAATATAGAGTTCCTGTTAGATTCGGGAAGCCCagtcaatttaataaaaaacagtATCGTCCCGTCAAGTGTTGAAAAAGGAGAAGTAAAAGAAACATATTTTGGAATTAATAAgtctatattaaaaactttttgaaaagtgAATTGTCATGTTAAGTTTGCAAATAAAAGTATATTTACGGAAATGATCGTTGTTCATGACGAGGCGATTAGTTATTCAGCCATATTAGGCAGACATTTTTTGGATGATAGTAAAGCTAAACTTATCATAAAAGGTGTAGAATTTTCTAAGTTAGGCGAAATTGAGGGTGTTGAAAGCCATACATCAAGGGTTAGCGACGAAAACAAAGGTCATGCgaataataaagataaggaaatttTAACCATAGATATGCACGAAGTGGATGACACTGAATTAAAAGTAGATGAAGACGTCAGCCACAGAGATAATAAATCCCTTCAAGTGATACTTACATGCAAGTAGGCCAGTCGAACcaaaagttagaaaaaaaattaggtTAGTACTAGAAGACAATAAGCCGTTTAGTTGTTCGCCTAGAAGACTTTCCTATAACGAAAAGGcagaataacaaaatattatagatgaatatttaaaaaaaggttatattCGCCCCAGCGAATCGGAGTTTGTTTCACCAATAGTACTAGTCAAGAAGAAGACGGGAGAACTTCGAATGTGCGTTGACTATAGGAAATTGAACAACGTTACTGCAAAAGATAGCTACCCCATTCCGCCGATAGACGATCTACTACTAGATAGGCTAGTAAATAAAAAGTTGTTCATGAAACTAGATTTTAAGAACGGGGTTTTCCATGTTTTCTTTGAAGGAAACTCTGTGTAATATTCGTCATTCATTTGGGCCAGTTCGAAATTCTAAGGATGCCCTTTGGGTTAAGAAACGCCCCTGCGACTTTTAGTTGGGAGAAGGTCTTGGAGTCAGTGGAACAATCAATGAATAATACAATACATAAGGCAACTATAGAATGCCCTAGGACGCTATTGTTCGGGGTAATGCAAAGAGGTAAAGTTATAGATACGGTTAGAGAAAATGTGTTAGCAACCACCCTACCGTCAGAATATAGGGACAtagaaaatattagaaataaagcAGAAATAGCTCAGAACAAAGCCCAATCCTACAATAAGGAGTATGCAGATGCTATTCGGCAGAGGCCACGAAAATTCGACCCAGGAGACTGTAATGATTTCTAACGTTAGTTTACAAGTAGGAGCATCAAGCAAACTTATACCAAAGTTCAAGGGACCATATAAAATAACTAGGGTGTTGGAGAACGACCGCTATGAAGTAGAAGATGTAGAGGGCTTTCAACAAACCCAAATTCCCTATAAAGGAGTGTAGGCTGTATCGAATCTAAAACCATGGCTTAAttgtaaagaaaaataataaataaatagaaaaaaaacttgtaaataacataatatatgtaatacttctatatcactgctactgaactgtgcagcctgtcaaacattacagtacagatatacaacgagggaagcagacaaaatctcaaggctgtcgttaaatttttgtaaagaaGGAGCTTAAATATTTCAGCGCACAAAAACAAAGGTCCGTTCgtcgcaccatctgtggacgtatgtaatatttgtatagtgtccgagaaagctttaagacaagttctcaaggcgtggccaattggaaatgcaaaattaagtttaataaataaattttttcaaaatacaagtgatgcattctccaatagtatcatggacgatcacatagcatcgaaaatttatttagcaatgacatctttaataaaCACCGGACACATCTGTGTAAGGAACGAAAAAGAATATGTTAGAAAaacatttacaaaattgatattatttcaacaccaataggaGCCAGCCCAGTacttatattttgtttacttcatcaaaactttacttcattaaaaaacccaaaataagtaaaattttgaaaacgtttatatatcgtttctaattcactttaaattatttttaaaaatgtttaaagcaatgcttgttgggatgtatgtatatatttttatacatgtatatttgagttttttttttttcatttcaaatataTGAATtattcgccttgttttttttactatttatgtaaataatgtactttgtatggctgcagtccatgtttaaataatatatacatcaagccttgtattgtatttactgagattttataacaattagtgtgcagaagttgggtaaaggggatagtgacccgtttaacccctttaatactttttttacacacgctactacaattcactaacactaacaaagcccgcgcatgcgcaaaatatacatttgcacagtttcagcaaataatgattgacagaaaatttgcacattaggaagataggaaggtattgatatagaagtactaTATATATgaataacatatgtatgtaaacgcATGCTTATGTTTGTCTATAAAATTttaatcatggttcaactatatacagcttggctcatctgtaaagcaacaaaatatgtctgttcaaattgtcaaaatctgtgtattggtgttggtgcgaatggtcccagcaaaaactgcctaacgcattcacgtatacaaatgcaaaatcttcagctgtcatctcctctacaacaaaaacaagtttGTTCTGGCTATGGCGGAACTATACCAGGTGGTATCACGGTGACCACTGATTTGTCTTTTTTTAATGTGATTTGCTACATCAACTTCCTGCgcattacgattttgacattagtccatcgatttacaaaaacaaagtacgtggaacttttatgtatgtttgtagctatgtcaccatgctaccaccttgtatggttccgccatggttctGGCTGAATGTCAGAGAGGGAAGGGGATATATTATTTGTGCATTATTGTCTATTGTATGCATTCCCACtcatttgttttgctttcttgACAGATTGCACGCGTCAAAAATATTAATAGtatgtaaatttaattaatttaatgctGAAACTTCAATTGAATTAAAAAAGAATAGATGCCACCGCTTCTAATAGTAGAAAATCCCTTTCTGGAGttatactaaataaaattaatgcTGACTCTACCAAGGGATCGTCTAGTAAAGTGCAGATGCAATTGGCAGTGCTGGGTCTGTAGCAGCAACTGGAGCCCACAAACGCCACGAATTCCCAGAATCTTCTGATCAAGAAAACCAACAATAAccgaataaaattaaagaaaaaaaaaaaacttttttaaaaataagcttttattattttggttaataaaattaactaaaaagtaaacaataaattgactctaaagaaatataacactttataagttcattgtaagcttaaacgataattgggctttttcgtctgcgacaacaaaattctatattgtacataattatatatttttaacattaaaactttacacctaaattattaaaacttacagtttatatcacagtccaaattgttgtaaatttattaacgttgattatcgtaacgaaatgatatcgtttcgttggttaagcatgcctgcacaAGGCAATTGGTCTGACAATTTAGTGATAGCTTCGCCAATATTGGCTCCCGATCTACACTATCCCTTTGAAGAATGCCGCAGGCCTGACAAAACTTCACACGGAATGCCTCCTTATAACGCCCgagcaccacctacatagtgaggaaGTGCCCTACATTATACAAAAGAACGACTTGTGAAAAAGCGGGGCCTATTAGATTGTTCCAAAACGAGGCATCCCTGCAGACAACTGCTTTATCAGCTCAATGAACCCCGTTATTAAACCGCATTTTTAGTCACAACAGAAAAAGAACACACACTTCCTATATAAATGCGCGTGCCGTGGCTTTTCTGCAATCCATTTTCCATATCTCGAGGAATGTACCGAGCCAATATATGTCAAAAAAATGCGCACCCTACTTGCCAAGGAGGTTAAATCCTCCAAGTCGACAACAATGTGAAAAATCCGAACAGTAAACGATTCAAAACATTTTTCTattgttttttaaaagtttttatttggcATTTGGAAAAgtcaaatatacaaaatttttgtttgtttcctgTGGTTTGgtacatggcgcaacgatacaaggtggcagcatggaacagctgattacaaactttttttatttgatttgatacatcaacttccggcgcagtacgattttgacatttgtccatcgaatttacaaaaacaaagtacatggaatttgtatttatgtttgtaggtatgtcaccatgctgccacctgtatcattccgctatgattTGGTATTTCCACAGAGTTTGGGAGAgtgattttcaaattttttttaaaatcaaaaaagcaTTATGGCCCTGGGAAAAGAGAATGGAGTTACCTTCGTATAATTTTATCATGTACATTTCAACCGGTCACCAAATTGTTGTCGGCCGTTGTTgtttttcactgccgataaattcgcgcgtgttcaGTTTTGTCTGATTCCGTTTAttaaattgcgtgcatttactgtgaaaaacTAATTGGTTGTGCGATGGAAAAGTTAATTAATTGTGTGCAAAGAGgagccatagtgtacctatacaagtgtgttcactaagcgataaacgtgaaaactacaaacagcctcgctcacctgatggaaatctcaggtctagagtcgcatttttggtctcaacgacaacatttttgactaccaatcgtatcgactttttcaatcattcggcgcactcggtaatggtatccattttgaattcgctgtcattccgaatccagcgagtgcctgtcagaatgcttgacagataagtcaacacacttgtacttatacACTATGAGAGGAgccctttatgggataagcacataaaagcgTTTATGCatatgtgatataaactgtaagctttaataatttaggtgtaaagttttaatgttaaaaatatataattatgtacaatatagaatttttttgtcgcagacgaaaaagcttaattatcgtttaagcttacaatgaatttataaagtgttatatttctttagagtcaatttattgtttactttttagttaattttattaaccaaaataataaaagcttatttttaaaaaagtttttttttctttaattttattttttactttttagttcgttttattaacaagtaatagaagcttgttcttagaaaagcctttttcttaaatttaatttaaatatgaatttttttttttttaatttttagtagggtaaaatattgtttaaattagttacgtaaactttacttagttatttgtaacgtttctcattctatccatttcttttaatgcatcaacattacagggtttcttcgaagtcaactttgaacagtcaagttcttcgattcgaatacgtgctaaagacctaactcggcttttgacagagagcacatataaaattgtgtcaaacagtgttaactaacttaaaatcatattttattgtgacttggcctatgtagcgttcagtttacaactactcattgcagatctctgctctgtgtgttaaatctgttttaaaataatagccgtatgtttttttttttacacgtaaacgtctatacgcttataatttatatggactgctaagcgccaaactttaaatacacctctgaagttgctgcgcataaaatgtgtactaataaattcaaatacgcattatacgtagatgtaactgaaatatgtgtttttgtttcaccccctacactaattctatgtattctatgtgtgtccacaattcatcgcaactgatttagctatatgttatacacaggcatacaacagagggtcgtgtctccgcttttcggtacacgctgtacctgtagctagttgtttaaccactgccgctagatgggtctcctaagcattatgtaagctaggataggcgttttttttcacgcgcaaacgtaaacctatacgcgtgtataaaaaacacggctaatattccaactttcgcttagctaaaattccatcgccaaaaatctgtaaaacaaaatcaagtgcgcagaaaagtatgcaacacttaccgcgttagcgttcgttgtatcacagaatttttacactttgaaaatgacggctgttgtttgcaaggttgcattcctttgagtgttcgttttcaccatctggattaacaaagtcatgagcctgggcattcacgcaattttagtgatgtaaattgcatggcgccagcgccaatgcggtgccagctcattgacgaaatgactccaagcgaatttttgacgctacttagtagtgagtgcgtagtacattttacttgcgctattgagtgaaacgacttttgtgtgtcaggcacgagtttggtgttattggcgctactggcaatgatgacactgagctgttgacggtagcgctggtagttcagattttgaatcagagaaagaattgatgacccgtgtaaattattatggctttggccgtgtaaattattatggtgtatttgtatattttagatttaatgcacaattaatatgtgtgtgtttgagcggccaaataataacagtagtattgctaaagtgctgcttagttgatggaatgtcgctaatttcctagcgatgatcagcagattgtcaacatttcgttcaacggacgcgcgaaattgccacatctgctcaaattttccaagattttccattcttgatttaacttaagctgttatgccaatatttttcagccagcttttttcaaataggtaatttttccaaaagcaaaataaattacagaaaagattacagagttaaacagccttaaaaattcagcaatgttggttatacacagaaataccaaagagggttgtgtctccgcttttcgcaagcgttgagattcaccacgcgtgattcaccacgtccaaatatcacaatccacggataggtaccggcgggtttgtatgggacttaggctgttatgccaaagtaaatacaaatctttaccgataattgtgttatcgattaatttatcaaaTTCTAACAAAgtgatattgcattgtcatcggagttatacatgtgtgcaaaatttcagctcaatcggacaccgggaagtgtatcaaatttaacttgcaagattccattacagacaacaaaagtgaaactaaataaaagcttataataaaaagcGTAAGTTGCTGTTGAACGGAGGTATGTATTAGTATATCTCCACAATATACGAACGAAAATTTTAATGAACGCTTAATATCATGAGAAAAGAACGATAGGGCTTCGTCTCAACAATATGATAGAAATGACCAACATGCACAGCAATACcgtcaacaacaacagcaacaattgcAACATCAACAAAATCAACGTTGGAATCGTTTATCCAattatcagcaacaacaacaaaataacgaTGCCGGACCATTTTCAAGTGTTGCTCCCAATCAAATTAATCAACAACGGCAACGTAAATTCAAAAAAGAGGTAGTACTACGTAAATCGCGTGAAACTTTTCAAGATATTGGTGGTATGGAGAAAACTTCAAAAGAACTTTGCgaattattaatatatatagaaGCAGCGGATATATATTTTGCTTTGGGTTTAATGCCACCTCGTGGTTTATTATTGCACGGACCGCCTGGATCTGGAAAAACGTTACTTGCGCATGCAATTGCTGGGGTATATATACATGCAATTTATGAACGTAAACCTTTAttctatatatactatacattttTCTTTACAGCAATTAAATTTGCCATTAATAGATGTTGCTGCTACAGAATTAATAGCTGGCGTGTCGGATGAATCTGAAGAACGTATACGCGAGGTATTCGAGCAAGCGCCAATTTATGCACCTAGCGTTTTATTTAATGATGAAATTGATGCTATATCATTGAATCGTTCGCTTGTACAAAAAGATATGGAACGTATAGTTGTGTCACAATTGTATTCCAATAATGtattccaaatttttaaatattcattttaataaaaattttataaaaaaaaattaagtgttatttttttcgttatagaTGCGTTAGGACTATGGGATAAGTATAACAGCTAGATAATTTGTTATTTACTTCATTATATATGCATTAGGAATATCAGATAAATACAACAGTTAGATAATATGTTATTTATGCCATAACATTAAACGCATAGCTTTATGACATTCGTTGCTGTATAAATCATGTTATATATGGCATATGAATAGCATATTGAAAAGAGCAAAATATATGAAAGCTTAATACCAGAATTTAGTGAACGTAAAAGAGAAGGCTGCTCACATGTATAGAAAAATATACGTGAGGATTTGTCACTCTGTCTTAACaaactgatgtaaactttttgaatttcTCACGCATAGTTTTTGTAGCACTACGGATAATTTAATGCATTATATAACAAGTAGTGTTCTAACTggggtatggaatggaaacataaaacttagcagtttttgtatgtgtaagtaaaatgttgccaatgtgttggtttcattttgagtttgccatttccttttgacaatcccttcgaccatgcaatgacataaataaaatcagctgatgagatgagccaacctgtatataattgaaccatgattttAATGTACCATTatgttgtatatgtatgtacatgtattccatgtatttaaaaaaaaaaagatacaagaAACGCACGCATTTCTTTATATTCATAAGTTTTCAGTGTTTCATGTTCTAAACACATATGTACTGAATACTTTGTTTACTCGGTCTAGAATCAGGGGATTCTATTTTGCAGGATGGCCGAGTTGTAGTAGTACGAATAGGGTTAATGTAATATCAAGATGTAATAGATTAACTTTGGCAACGCCAACATTACAAAATTATATGTCAAGTATAACATTAAGCACTGTTTGTTTTTCACGACGACACCATTTTGAGATAATAAAGACGATCATTCGTTGGAAACTGCTAAAAGCGACCGGTTGCATTTTTACTTGGTGCGTGCTTACGTTTGTTCGCTTTGATTGTATCTTTTTCTGCTTGCTTATTGcaatggtcttgtttactaagaggaaCATGGTTCCCAATTGGACCAGGTCTAAGCTAGGAGATGTAACCCTGCACGAGAAAACTTGCACACAATAACTATGAATCATTCTAAACAGTAAGTTGTCgcggaagctcaacgtggaggagagagttaACTAATCTGTGGTGTACGTGGGGTCTTTCACcttctctctctcattgggtatttacagcgattttaaAGCCTATCCTATGgagtttggtggacagccacacaaaaaataaaCAACGTAAAAacattagagggggtatgcaggctataaATGCTTAGCGTTACGGAAGCCCTGCAATCAAACCCGACGGCTGTGCTGTAGGATATGGCGTTAACAACTTCAAcaaggctcagtgcctcggggtaGCTTGAGCGTAGACCATATGGTCatattagtatagcgtcatcaataacaGGGTGAACGGACTATCGGACTGAATCCTTATCTGCGATTTGAAGGAGCTcatagagccacaatagaggtggatggttggcgcaaggatgcCTGATTAGCGGACGAGGCGAAACAAGTTTACACTAATGGTTTCGAAGAAATGGAAggtgtagggtctgcggtatatcgAAATTAAACACAtcatacaagctgccagatcactgtagcgttttccagggGGAAGTAGTAGTCATAACCAAATCAGTAGAGACACTGGTAGAAAATTGCTTAACTGCAGCTgcgccaacttttatattgacagccaagcggcaattaaggcaataatatcgcatagtacagcatctaaaagtgtgttagagttagcaatccctggaaagaatcggtatAGGGAAAGCACACATCTATATTgtttcccagggcatatgggcaaAGATGCTCCGTGGAAGTCCCAATTAGATTAGGCGAGATTGAGAAAAGacgagagctgcacatgatcgaccattGACTAGCAAAGTTACTCCTACCATTAACAAGtacaggtgtctaagttcgggtataaccgaacattatatactcagcgtgagcttcaccgcccgttaaaaaaaaggctccccatttcctcttacaatcaAGCTTTATTGTAAGTaagatatcattgattcaaaactattttttgctaagttatagcttattattctagtctacgacccttttaaacttcttttatatctATATTGCCGTGGTCTTACACCGATCCTGTCCAAGtcgtattcgaaatcttcggaatttattcaacaatttctcttctgacaccaattgtaacgaatttactgaaactccgcttattccaaatcctctactaacgttcgaatcactaaactgttgaataaataactccactattcaataatgcaaaatggcctttattaaagtacttcacaataacacttatacttcgcaactgatagcttgcttaaatcaaactgactttcgTGCCTCACTGTTGCCGCTTTCATACGCacatttctaggcgcttctatttctagttagttaccagctataaaattaccagctataactacttttatagcttctcatatacgcgtgtatatgtgagtgatacttgcacaaattattgcctacttttgtgagcagctcagataagatatatgcatgtgtttgtgcgttttctctccgcttggtgtacgtacatatgtatgtgtagacataataattgattcgTAGATAATAATTGAAATAAGGAAACCGGCAGTATGCAATACTAAAGAGTTTCAGATTTTTTACTTATCTCCTTTATTTATTGATCCAGGTGTGCGATATTTATAAGACCAATTGATTCAACAGTTTATGCTACACATTTAATAATCACTTTCCCAATACACTTTGAACCCATTATAATAGATAGAGATAcaaaaaatttcacttttaatACTTTGAGGGGGCTAAGAGCCGCTTTCTCAAGTGGattttttattatacctttcatgaacatgaaatggtatattaactttggtccgatgtttgtaacgttgagaaatatagaagatagacttacCATTAAGTATTCCGAATTGATcggggcgacgaactgagttgatatagccatgcccgtctgtccgttcctctgtctgtttgaacgcaaactagtccctcaaattttgagatatctcaatgaaattttgcacaaggatgtatttttgaattatattagacatttgtcggatccggtaggatcgggccactataacatatatctcccatacaaccgatcgttcagataacacgattttggtcattcctgccgcgatttagaaagtataaacgtgaaactcggtgatatatattctaatatattatagaagatatcCTGTAAAAATCACTTTGGTCGAAGCTATTTATAGTATATaactcatacaaccgatcattcagatagaaagatttttggcattttcccccttaatttcaaatacaaaaacgttaaacttggtgatatttattctaatatattgttacgaatattagcaaaactaagggtgctgctatctctaagccgatgctaaacagtgatatcatgcacatccatagatcaatcattatgtatctacataaaaacgataattgcgtctacacatatgtaccatgtacgtatacgagcagcggagaatcaatgcacaaacacatgcatatatctgagatactcctgaaagtatgcaatgagagaagctataaaatggtgcaattgtagttacagctgagaagtttgagagctgatggcatctagtagattctggaaatggaagcgcctagaagatgcgaacgttgaaatcagagagtataaaaggcagcaaatgtagaggcgctggaattcagtttgatttgagctatcaagcagtttcgattaagacgctatctagcgagccatagcagtattattttgaaagtcagtttcatttaagctatcagtttgtttattaagccagctagttgaaaaactcatttcgatcggagctatatataaaaatatcccatacaaccgatcgttcagatagaaagatttttagccatttctcccttaatgtccaatataaaaacgttaaacctgatgatatttattctaatgtatcatagaagatttcctgaaaaaatcacttcgatcggagctatatgtatatagtatatacctatcccatacaaccgatcattccgatagaaagatttttggccatttctcccttagtttccaatataaaaacgtgaaacttggtgatatatattctaatatatcatagaagatttcctgaaaaatcatttcgatcggagctatatataatatatatcccattcaaccgatcgttcagattagggggttttttgccatttttatactcagttgagcagagctcacagagcatattaactttgattggagaacggttggttgtacaggtataaaggaatcgagatagatatagacttccatatatcaaaattatcagtatcgaaaaaaaatttgattgagccatgtccgtccgtccgtccgtccgtccgttaacacgataacttgagtaaatttttaggtatctttacgaaatttggtatgtaggttcctgggcactcatctcagatcgctatttaaaatgagcgatatcggactataaccacgcccactttttcgatatcgaaaaatcgaaaaagtgcgagaattcattaccaaagacgaataaagcgatgaaacttggtatgtgggttgaacttatgacgcagaatagaaaataagtaaaattttgggcaatgggcgtggcaccgcccacttttaaaagaaggtaatttagaagttttgcaagttgtaatttggcagtcgttgaagatatcatgatgaaatttggcaggaacgttacttgtattactatatgtatgcttaataaaaattagcaaaattggagaacgaccacgctcactttaaaaa from Eurosta solidaginis isolate ZX-2024a chromosome 3, ASM4086904v1, whole genome shotgun sequence includes these protein-coding regions:
- the LOC137246535 gene encoding nuclear valosin-containing protein-like, translated to MEKTSKELCELLIYIEAADIYFALGLMPPRGLLLHGPPGSGKTLLAHAIAGQLNLPLIDVAATELIAGVSDESEERIREVFEQAPIYAPSVLFNDEIDAISLNRSLVQKDMERIVVSQLYSNNVFQIFKYSF